The proteins below are encoded in one region of Campylobacter rectus:
- a CDS encoding CobW family GTP-binding protein yields the protein MDRKMEFQDIFPLKFKYSFEDYRSLMRCILMKSLYDSDVKSSSRYQGMYKGNYFNECWSIKFGFYGGIYGIVLREVKDGAGVFELYYFPSANDELLGNVSLFEAVLAGEPDFLTKVRNFSAHKELLNNFGVATIYLKPQEQGIALSFKTKLRDRSYAKDGVRIEGKQIIAKEGLDKNFPCFRVSLAFMNFLHIALCKIYEPRYESFEIYKKAARAVIYDKDRNLKSKKDPLCGEIFVNLIYGEDAGDGCFKFNDKSFKKLPGSAPLSKFLLRLAKEDKKQIFMQGGERPNFFIITGYLGSGKTKFIQNFIEHETAQNRFMGIIQNEIGKIGLDGALLDAKYALVEIDEGCVCCSMAGQIRLAISQLKPKKPDSIVLETTGVANPFNILSELNEIKDAVNLCAIVTIVDGANFLKERGRSKIMLEQIKAADVIVLNKIDLISSEQKERIRQALIQNNRCAEIFETVGAELNPNYLLYRQSDTSYIASVLLEGKMHATHEDEGIVSFKKDLPEGIDRQNFIKFMSDIPENFYRIKGLASFKDDEAQYVVQFVNGKFEITPFSDRKRCDNFLVFIGRGIDESAFSTELF from the coding sequence TTGGATAGAAAAATGGAATTTCAAGATATTTTCCCTTTGAAATTTAAATACTCGTTTGAGGATTACAGGTCGCTTATGAGATGCATATTGATGAAATCTCTTTACGATAGCGACGTAAAATCCTCAAGCAGGTATCAGGGGATGTATAAGGGGAACTATTTTAACGAATGTTGGAGCATCAAATTTGGCTTTTACGGCGGAATTTACGGCATCGTTTTGCGAGAGGTGAAAGATGGCGCGGGCGTATTTGAGCTTTATTATTTCCCCTCCGCAAACGACGAACTGCTCGGTAACGTCTCGCTTTTTGAAGCCGTTTTGGCCGGAGAGCCGGACTTTTTGACGAAGGTGCGAAATTTCTCCGCGCACAAGGAGCTTTTAAATAACTTCGGCGTCGCTACGATCTATTTAAAGCCGCAAGAGCAGGGCATAGCGCTATCTTTTAAAACAAAGCTCAGAGATAGATCGTACGCAAAGGACGGTGTGCGCATAGAGGGCAAGCAGATCATCGCAAAAGAGGGGCTCGATAAAAATTTCCCCTGCTTTAGGGTATCGCTTGCGTTTATGAACTTTTTGCATATCGCGCTTTGTAAAATTTACGAGCCGCGCTACGAGAGCTTTGAAATTTACAAAAAAGCGGCTCGCGCCGTAATCTACGACAAAGATCGAAATTTAAAAAGCAAAAAAGATCCGCTCTGCGGCGAAATTTTTGTAAATTTAATCTACGGCGAGGACGCGGGTGACGGATGCTTTAAATTTAACGATAAATCCTTTAAGAAGCTGCCAGGCTCGGCGCCTTTGTCTAAATTTTTGCTGCGCTTAGCTAAAGAGGATAAAAAGCAAATTTTTATGCAAGGCGGCGAGCGGCCGAATTTTTTCATCATCACCGGCTATCTGGGCTCTGGCAAGACGAAATTTATCCAAAATTTCATCGAGCACGAAACGGCGCAAAATAGATTTATGGGCATCATCCAAAACGAGATCGGCAAAATCGGCCTAGACGGTGCGCTACTGGACGCCAAATACGCGCTCGTAGAGATTGATGAAGGCTGCGTTTGCTGCTCCATGGCGGGGCAGATCAGGCTCGCGATCTCGCAGCTAAAGCCCAAAAAGCCCGATAGCATCGTGCTTGAAACCACGGGCGTCGCCAATCCTTTCAATATCTTAAGCGAGCTAAACGAGATCAAAGACGCGGTCAATCTATGCGCCATCGTCACCATCGTCGATGGGGCGAATTTTTTAAAAGAGCGGGGCAGATCAAAAATAATGCTCGAGCAGATCAAGGCCGCCGACGTCATAGTGCTCAATAAAATCGATCTGATCTCAAGCGAGCAGAAGGAGCGGATACGACAAGCTTTGATCCAAAACAACCGCTGCGCCGAGATATTCGAGACGGTGGGCGCCGAGCTAAATCCAAACTATCTGCTCTACCGCCAGAGCGATACCTCGTATATTGCGTCCGTCCTGCTTGAGGGCAAGATGCATGCTACGCACGAAGACGAGGGGATAGTCTCGTTTAAAAAAGATCTTCCCGAGGGCATCGATAGGCAAAATTTCATCAAATTTATGAGCGATATACCGGAAAATTTTTACCGCATCAAGGGGCTTGCGAGCTTCAAAGATGATGAGGCGCAATACGTCGTGCAGTTTGTAAACGGTAAATTTGAGATAACGCCTTTTAGCGACCGCAAACGCTGCGATAATTTTTTGGTTTTCATCGGGCGAGGGATAGATGAAAGCGCTTTCTCGACCGAACTTTTTTAG
- a CDS encoding MBL fold metallo-hydrolase, translated as MNEARRDFIKGGAAGIGLGALASMGVFSYSPAREFFLPDEVRKMTDFGAIKSVEVTNISETSWFDNSMLMGDIKGAGGLLVNQYLFNWPPFGNGKGLAKGSYEEGISQIKHLLPDKIDEAWEVTKKLSVNPDNAGGYSALIEIERLNGEKKKYLLDCGWSYKWMHECFKREGIDKMLQSGEIDTLIMSHEHYDHFWALPVVLKYKPDIRIIIHEGFYPEGRQYIKDSGHKGELVVFKKGRNEIEPGMCTFCYDCPIITRVFGEQSIFVNVKDKGLVSITGCCHQGIITFSDSAHKELKYDNDQLYGLYGGLHISPFDDWDPKYDDLVIGLKRWNYQVMACNHCTGLLTVQKFVREGYPIVKGTARFRTKTSDYLGNGDKVKFG; from the coding sequence ATGAATGAAGCTAGAAGAGATTTTATAAAAGGCGGCGCGGCGGGCATAGGGCTCGGAGCGCTCGCATCGATGGGGGTGTTTTCATACTCTCCTGCGAGGGAATTTTTTCTTCCGGATGAAGTGCGAAAGATGACCGATTTTGGCGCGATTAAAAGCGTCGAGGTTACTAATATCTCCGAAACAAGCTGGTTTGATAACTCGATGCTGATGGGAGATATAAAAGGCGCAGGAGGACTGCTAGTCAATCAATATCTATTTAACTGGCCACCGTTTGGTAACGGTAAAGGGCTTGCTAAGGGTAGCTACGAAGAGGGAATTTCACAAATCAAGCATCTTCTACCCGATAAGATCGATGAGGCGTGGGAGGTAACCAAAAAACTTTCCGTAAATCCCGATAACGCGGGCGGCTACTCTGCTCTCATAGAGATAGAGCGTCTAAACGGCGAAAAGAAAAAATATCTGCTTGATTGCGGCTGGTCCTATAAATGGATGCACGAGTGTTTTAAGCGGGAGGGGATCGACAAGATGCTGCAAAGCGGCGAAATAGACACCCTCATAATGTCGCACGAGCACTATGATCACTTTTGGGCGCTACCCGTCGTTTTAAAATACAAGCCGGACATCAGGATCATAATCCACGAAGGCTTTTACCCGGAGGGCAGACAATATATCAAAGATTCTGGTCATAAGGGCGAGCTTGTAGTGTTTAAAAAGGGCAGAAACGAGATTGAGCCCGGAATGTGTACGTTTTGCTATGACTGCCCTATCATTACGAGGGTTTTTGGCGAGCAGTCGATCTTCGTAAACGTCAAAGACAAAGGTCTTGTGAGTATCACGGGCTGCTGCCATCAAGGCATCATTACTTTTTCGGACTCCGCGCATAAGGAGCTTAAGTACGATAACGACCAACTCTACGGGCTTTACGGCGGACTTCATATCTCGCCGTTTGACGACTGGGATCCAAAATACGACGATCTGGTTATCGGGCTGAAAAGATGGAACTACCAGGTCATGGCGTGTAACCACTGCACGGGTTTGCTGACCGTGCAAAAATTCGTCCGCGAGGGCTATCCGATCGTAAAGGGCACGGCTAGATTTAGAACCAAAACGTCCGATTATCTGGGCAACGGCGATAAGGTTAAATTTGGATAG
- a CDS encoding PAS domain-containing sensor histidine kinase, with protein MAIVDIKKNHQRFETIFSNSGVGIFIVDKKRNIMECNETFCKIFGYEYDEIIGKSAQTIHLSEEKYLHFADIAFNKVRKNEALQLNYELRHKSGKGLWIRISGDSISGNDEVLWIVVDITKRVMAEKKLKQSRLKVKRLNLTLNHEIEEQLKLIRRQDEQLQYQSRLAQMGEILNMIAHQWRQPLSAISATASYLSTSCLMADKFDKTALLEELGKIEQYSKHLSETIDEFRNFFKPAKIKEVTSLEELCNMAINIAKAILQNQKIKIYAKYGCNQTLLTYKNEVSQVILNIIKNAQDAFLERNIDDGVIEISTYIEKSYLCLSVKDNAGGIKKEIADKIFDLYFSTKASKNGTGIGLYMSKIIIEDHCKGSLVVESLKGGSNFIIKLPK; from the coding sequence ATGGCGATAGTAGACATCAAAAAAAATCATCAGAGATTTGAGACGATATTTTCAAATTCCGGCGTCGGCATCTTCATCGTGGATAAGAAAAGAAATATTATGGAGTGCAACGAGACCTTTTGTAAAATTTTCGGCTACGAATACGACGAGATCATCGGCAAATCCGCGCAAACCATACATCTAAGCGAAGAAAAATACTTGCACTTCGCAGACATCGCCTTTAATAAAGTAAGAAAAAACGAGGCTCTGCAGCTAAACTACGAGCTAAGGCACAAAAGCGGCAAAGGGCTGTGGATTAGAATTTCGGGCGATTCCATATCGGGAAACGACGAGGTGCTTTGGATAGTGGTGGATATCACCAAAAGAGTGATGGCGGAGAAGAAATTAAAACAAAGCAGGCTGAAGGTCAAACGGCTAAATTTAACGCTCAACCACGAGATCGAAGAGCAGCTAAAGCTCATAAGGCGCCAAGACGAGCAGCTGCAGTATCAATCAAGGCTCGCACAGATGGGCGAAATTTTAAATATGATAGCGCATCAATGGAGGCAGCCGCTATCTGCTATCTCGGCTACGGCTTCGTATCTAAGCACTAGTTGCTTGATGGCGGATAAATTTGACAAAACAGCTCTTTTGGAGGAGCTAGGTAAGATCGAGCAGTATTCCAAGCACCTATCCGAAACGATCGACGAGTTTAGAAATTTCTTTAAGCCCGCTAAGATCAAGGAGGTTACGAGCCTGGAGGAGCTTTGCAATATGGCGATAAATATCGCAAAAGCGATACTGCAAAACCAAAAGATTAAAATTTACGCGAAATACGGCTGCAACCAGACTTTGCTCACATATAAAAACGAGGTTTCGCAGGTTATTTTAAACATCATAAAAAACGCGCAGGACGCCTTTTTGGAAAGAAATATCGACGACGGCGTTATCGAAATTTCAACCTACATCGAAAAGTCCTACCTTTGCCTAAGCGTAAAAGACAACGCCGGCGGCATCAAAAAGGAGATCGCGGATAAAATTTTCGATCTGTATTTTTCTACCAAAGCCAGCAAAAACGGCACCGGCATCGGGCTATATATGTCAAAGATCATCATCGAAGATCACTGCAAGGGCTCGCTCGTCGTAGAGAGCCTAAAAGGCGGTTCAAATTTCATAATCAAACTTCCGAAATGA
- a CDS encoding response regulator transcription factor, with product MKINSIKDAIYPLRALYVEDDNEVRQQTAKILKLFFHQVIDCGDAQEGIEKFKASKAGIVFTDINMPGINGLEMIERIKQIDPLVKTVIFSAYDESKFFTKAISIGVDGYILKPFTTEDLLSVLEKITQSIETKPGKFIYLSGDFVWDKQSLTLCKAGEIIKLTKNETSLLQLLLSSSGRIASGLEIENELFEDYGEYDDKRVRNIISRFHRKIGYKLIENIYSQGYRIKWR from the coding sequence ATGAAAATAAACTCTATCAAGGATGCGATTTATCCTTTGCGCGCCCTATATGTCGAGGACGATAATGAGGTAAGGCAGCAGACTGCAAAAATTTTAAAACTATTCTTTCATCAAGTTATCGACTGCGGCGACGCTCAGGAAGGTATCGAGAAATTTAAAGCAAGCAAAGCGGGTATTGTTTTTACCGATATCAATATGCCGGGCATTAACGGGCTTGAGATGATAGAGCGGATCAAACAGATCGATCCTTTGGTAAAAACGGTCATTTTCTCAGCCTACGACGAGTCTAAATTTTTCACCAAAGCCATATCTATCGGCGTGGACGGCTATATTCTAAAGCCTTTTACGACCGAGGATCTACTAAGCGTGCTTGAAAAAATCACGCAAAGCATCGAAACGAAACCAGGAAAGTTTATTTATCTAAGTGGCGATTTCGTGTGGGACAAGCAGAGTTTAACCCTATGCAAGGCGGGCGAAATTATCAAGCTAACTAAAAACGAAACCTCTTTGTTGCAGCTGCTTTTAAGCTCTAGCGGACGGATCGCAAGCGGTCTTGAGATAGAAAACGAGCTGTTTGAGGACTATGGCGAATATGACGACAAACGGGTAAGAAATATCATATCCAGATTTCACCGAAAAATCGGCTATAAGCTGATAGAAAATATCTACTCACAAGGATACAGGATAAAATGGCGATAG
- a CDS encoding TetR/AcrR family transcriptional regulator, whose amino-acid sequence MMKYFIDAANEIIKKEGISAVNIRNTAHLAGYSSATLYNYFDNLTHLVFLATFNQLEEYNKALSDCIAECKNSIEVYMKVCKCFCDFAYEKPEIYEILFFSHNDGKFNDYIEQYYKLFPNKSYKNLPNFLGKMFKSNDIHKRSLFMLENCIKEGCLDELNINDFNDICLRFNKTILQDVKEKILSKDEATKLTLRYYYRMFYCYINEEYRHLLDDSYNDLMKAS is encoded by the coding sequence ATGATGAAATACTTTATAGACGCCGCTAACGAGATAATAAAAAAAGAGGGAATAAGTGCCGTAAATATAAGAAATACGGCTCATTTGGCGGGCTACTCCAGCGCGACGCTTTATAACTACTTCGATAACCTGACTCATTTGGTTTTTCTAGCTACGTTTAATCAGCTCGAGGAGTATAATAAAGCCTTGTCGGACTGCATAGCCGAATGTAAAAATTCGATCGAAGTTTATATGAAGGTTTGTAAATGCTTTTGCGATTTTGCTTACGAAAAACCCGAAATTTACGAGATACTGTTCTTTTCGCACAACGACGGCAAATTTAATGATTATATCGAGCAATACTACAAACTATTCCCAAATAAAAGCTATAAAAATTTGCCCAATTTCTTAGGCAAGATGTTTAAGTCCAACGATATTCATAAAAGAAGCCTTTTTATGCTCGAAAACTGTATCAAGGAAGGCTGCTTGGATGAGCTAAACATAAACGATTTTAACGATATTTGCTTGCGTTTTAATAAAACCATACTGCAAGACGTTAAGGAGAAAATTTTATCCAAAGATGAGGCTACTAAATTAACGCTTAGATATTATTACCGAATGTTTTATTGTTATATAAACGAAGAATATCGGCATTTATTGGACGATAGCTATAATGACTTAATGAAGGCTTCGTAA